A single Candidatus Atribacteria bacterium DNA region contains:
- a CDS encoding D-lyxose/D-mannose family sugar isomerase, translating to MIMRSEWEKACDWAWNFVKDSGMIVKNKEINSIEIADLGLNEFHITGLHILSLFSTEWVGAKLLILKPNQFFPEHKHPPLEKEKFPGKTEVIRGQWGDFYLVVPGSITRNPKATPPSHRKKYIDIWHEIVIHPGDQYIISPNIWHWFQAGPAGAIVWSISSKLTDVEDKFKDPQVKRKTIIIDD from the coding sequence ATGATTATGAGAAGCGAGTGGGAAAAAGCTTGTGATTGGGCTTGGAATTTTGTGAAAGATTCAGGCATGATTGTCAAAAATAAAGAAATTAATTCTATTGAAATTGCAGATCTCGGTTTGAATGAATTTCATATTACTGGCCTTCATATCCTCTCTCTGTTTAGTACGGAGTGGGTTGGTGCAAAACTTCTTATTTTAAAACCAAATCAATTTTTTCCTGAACATAAACATCCTCCCTTAGAAAAAGAAAAATTTCCCGGTAAAACTGAAGTTATTAGGGGCCAATGGGGAGACTTTTATTTAGTAGTTCCTGGGAGCATAACCCGTAATCCAAAAGCAACCCCCCCCTCACATCGAAAAAAATATATTGATATCTGGCATGAAATTGTGATACATCCTGGCGATCAGTATATCATTTCACCAAATATCTGGCACTGGTTTCAAGCTGGTCCCGCAGGGGCAATTGTTTGGAGTATTTCCTCAAAGTTAACTGATGTTGAAGACAAATTTAAAGATCCACAGGTTAAACGTAAAACTATTATTATAGACGATTAA